One region of Periplaneta americana isolate PAMFEO1 unplaced genomic scaffold, P.americana_PAMFEO1_priV1 scaffold_85, whole genome shotgun sequence genomic DNA includes:
- the LOC138694240 gene encoding elongation factor G 1-like, with protein MSMDKIRNIGIMAHIDAGKTTTTERVLYYTGKIHKIGEVHEGAAEMDWMEQEKERGITITSAATTCTWNDHRINIIDTPGHVDFTIEVERSLRVLDGAVGVFDAVNGVEPQSETVWRQADKYKVPRIAFMNKMDKIGADFFGSIKTMHDRLKANAIAIQMPIGAEDKFAGLIDLVEQKAYIWLGEELGAKFDVVDIPEEYKADVKKHRDVMIEALADVDESLMEKYLEGVEPTVAEIKKAIRAGVVGFKIFPVLCGSSFKNKGVQPLLDAVVEYLPSPADIGHITGIDPKDGAELDRQFSVDEPFSALAFKIMADPYVGKLTFTRIYSGRLESGSYIYNSNKGERERIGRILMMHANKREEVKEATAGNIVAIVGLKHTLTGDTLCAENAPVILESIEFPEPVISIAVEPKTKNDQEKLSLALQKLAEEDPSFRVSVDEESNQTLIAGMGELHLEIIVDRLKREYKVEVNVGKPQVAYREKIKGKAGAESKYIKQTGGRGQYGHVILEVEPLEPGSGFVFEDKVTGGRIPKEYIPAVEKGIREAMDKGVLTNYPMVDLKATLLDGSYHDVDSSEMAFKIAGSMGFKEAAKKAGVTILEPIMDVEVVTPEEYMGDVIGDLNSRRGKIREFIDRSGAKVVYADLPMSSMFGYSTDLRSRTQGRANYSMQFSHYEEVPNNVKEELVAKTAGK; from the coding sequence ATGTCAATGGATAAAATTCGTAATATTGGAATTATGGCTCATATTGATGCTGGTAAGACCACAACAACAGAGCGTGTTTTATATTATACGGGGAAAATTCATAAGATTGGTGAAGTTCATGAAGGTGCGGCCGAAATGGACTGGATGGAGCAGGAAAAAGAGAGAGGGATCACCATTACTAGTGCGGCTACAACCTGTACTTGGAATGATCATCGTATTAATATTATCGATACCCCAGGTCACGTGGATTTTACGATTGAAGTGGAGCGTTCTTTAAGGGTTTTAGATGGTGCTGTAGGTGTTTTTGATGCTGTGAATGGGGTAGAGCCTCAATCTGAAACTGTTTGGAGACAGGCAGATAAATATAAGGTGCCTCGTATTGCTTTTATGAATAAGATGGATAAAATCGGGGCCGATTTTTTTGGTTCTATTAAAACAATGCATGACCGTCTAAAAGCAAATGCAATTGCTATTCAGATGCCTATTGGGGCTGAGGATAAGTTTGCAGGTTTAATAGATTTAGTGGAACAAAAAGCTTATATATGGTTGGGCGAAGAGCTTGGTGCTAAGTTTGATGTGGTGGATATTCCAGAAGAATATAAGGCAGATGTAAAAAAACATAGAGATGTTATGATTGAGGCTTTAGCGGATGTGGATGAGTCTCTTATGGAGAAATATTTAGAAGGCGTGGAGCCTACTGTTGCAGAAATCAAAAAAGCGATTCGTGCTGGTGTTGTTGGGTTCAAAATTTTCCCAGTACTTTGTGGATCTTCCTTTAAAAATAAGGGTGTGCAGCCATTGTTAGATGCAGTTGTCGAGTATCTTCCGTCTCCTGCTGATATTGGGCATATTACAGGGATTGATCCTAAAGATGGGGCAGAGTTAGATCGTCAATTTTCTGTAGATGAGCCGTTTTCTGCTTTGGCATTTAAAATTATGGCAGATCCATATGTGGGTAAATTAACCTTTACTCGTATTTATTCTGGTCGTTTAGAGTCTGGAAGTTATATTTATAATTCTAATAAGGGCGAACGAGAAAGAATTGGTAGAATTCTTATGATGCATGCCAACAAGAGGGAAGAGGTTAAAGAGGCGACAGCAGGAAATATTGTTGCTATTGTCGGTTTGAAGCATACTCTTACGGGAGATACTCTTTGTGCAGAGAATGCGCCTGTTATTTTAGAGTCCATTGAATTTCCAGAGCCAGTTATCTCTATTGCTGTAGAGCCTAAAACTAAGAATGATCAAGAAAAACTTTCTTTGGCTTTACAAAAATTGGCGGAAGAGGATCCATCATTTAGAGTTTCTGTAGATGAAGAAAGTAATCAGACTTTGATTGCTGGAATGGGTGAGCTTCACTTGGAGATTATTGTAGATCGTTTGAAAAGAGAATATAAAGTGGAAGTTAATGTCGGTAAGCCTCAAGTTGCTTATCGTGAAAAAATTAAAGGTAAAGCTGGTGCTGAGAGTAAGTATATAAAACAGACAGGTGGACGTGGTCAGTATGGGCATGTTATTCTTGAGGTAGAGCCTTTAGAGCCAGGGTCTGGATTTGTGTTTGAGGATAAAGTCACTGGGGGGCGTATCCCTAAAGAGTATATTCCTGCTGTGGAGAAGGGTATtcgtgaagctatggataaaGGTGTTTTAACTAATTATCCTATGGTGGATCTGAAAGCTACTCTTTTGGATGGATCTTATCATGATGTTGATTCTTCGGAGATGGCATTTAAAATTGCGGGTTCTATGGGTTTTAAAGAGGCTGCTAAGAAGGCGGGAGTTACTATTTTGGAACCTATTATGGATGTAGAAGTTGTGACGCCGGAAGAATATATGGGCGACGTAATTGGTGATTTGAATAGTAGACGAGGTAAAATACGAGAATTTATTGATAGATCAGGAGCTAAGGTGGTGTATGCGGATCTTCCTATGTCTTCTATGTTTGGTTATTCCACAGATTTAAGGTCTAGAACACAGGGGAGAGCAAATTATAGTATGCAATTCTCTCATTACGAAGAAGTTCCTAATAATGTTAAAGAAGAACTGGTTGCAAAAACAgctggtaaataa